Genomic segment of Mercurialis annua linkage group LG6, ddMerAnnu1.2, whole genome shotgun sequence:
GAAAAATAACAACCATGGCTACTTCTCCTTCCTTCAACGGCGCCGAGAAAAAACACTGGTGGCTCACTAATCGCAAGGTAACCaaaaacataaccaaaccaaacaaattCTCCGATCACTCCTTAAATTTTTCAGcattgttttaacttttaatttatttcttgtTTGTTTACGCAGATTGTTGATAAGTACATTAAAGACGCAAGAAATCTGATCGCGTCGCAAGAACAGAGCGATATTATATCAGCTTTGAATCTTTTAGACGCAGCTTTAGCTTTATCTCCGCGATTTGAAGTGGCCCTCGAGTTAAAAGCTAGATCTTTGCTTTATTTAAAGCGATTTAAAGATGTGGCTAATTTACTTCAAGATTATATTCCGAGTTTAAAAATGGGGAACTCTAATATTGATGACTCGGGGTCTGTCTCGTCTGATAACTCGAGCTCGTCGTCGCAGAATCTCTCGAAAGAACGAGTTAAGCTGTTGGGTTCTGATAACTCGTCGTCGGGTGACTCGGGTGAGAAAGATCCAAGTTTCAAGTGTTTTTCTGTGTCGGATTTGAAGAAGAAAGTCATGGCGGGGCTTTGTAAAAACTGTGATAAAGAGGGGCAATGGAGGTAATTTTTCGaattatttagttgtttttgttAGTGTATTTGTTAAGCTAGCTGttgttaatttttgtattttgtgaTTCTGGTATAAATTTAAtgagtttatttattatttagatcAGTGGACATGTTTTCTATTGGTTAGAGTAAATGCACTGCCACCTTTTTTTTTGAGACATGAGGTGGTAGTTATAATTATTCAACTTTTGACCctttaatttatgaaaattatacCTTTTCCCCCTTACTATTTCTTGTAAAGGGAAATAGCACATGTAATTGTTCTGATTTTGGCATAATTTGGCCCTGTTTTGGAGGTCAAAAGTTGAAAACCTATCATATCATGGCTTGTGGagcatttttcttaaatcaaatatttttatattcaaaaatggaaaatattgTTTAGCTAATCTAATATTCTTCGATtattataatctttttattGATGGGTTTTTGAGCTTTTTGACTAATCAAATTTATACGGTCAGAAAATACCAAGGTTAGGTGATATGTTATTCTAGTACCtataaatagtttaattttaaaaagtcagATCTAGGATTTTAATCAGTAGAATTAAGCTAAAAGTATGAATCAGAAAgttcaagaaaagaaaaataatttcaaatcacTGATTTTACTATTCAATTTTTCAACAGATACTCGGTTTTGGGACAAGCATGTTGTCATCTAGGACTAATGGAGGATGCCATGGTCCTCCTCCAGACCGGAAAACGCCTCACTACAGCTGCATTCCGTAAGCAAAGCATTTCTTGGTCGGACGACAGCTTTTCCATTTCCGACTTTCCGATATCAGGCGATGTCACTGCATTATCAGCGCCCCCAACGCCTCCTCGTGGTACATTGTCGGAAACCGAAAGCATTTCTCATCTTTTGGCACACATCAAGCTCCTCCTCCGTCGTCGCACAGCGGCCATTGCCGCCCTCGACGCGGGCCTGTACGCAGAGGCCATCCGCCACTTCAGCAAGATTGTAGAAGGGCGTAGAGGAGCCCCACAGGGATTCTTGGCAGAATGTTACATGAATAGAGCTTTTGCATACAAGTCATCCGGCAGAATTGCAGAGTCAATTGCTGATTGTAACAAAACCTTAGCTCTCGACCCGACTCGGATTGAGGCACTTGAAACCAGAGCTTTGCTTTTAGAAACAATCAGATGCTTACCCGATTGTCTACATGATCTCGAGCACTTAAAATTGCTATACAACTCGATCTTGAGGGATCGGAAACTTCCAGGACCGGCCTGGAAGAGGCATAACATAAGATACAGAGAAATTCCAGGAAAACTCTGTGCATTGACAACTAAAATTCAGGGATTGAAGCAGAGAGTTGCATCCGGTGAGACCGGAAATGTCGATTATTACGCGTTGATCGGGTTGAGACGCGGGTGTTCACGATCCGAGCTAGAAAGAGCTCATTTGTTGCTGACTTTAAGGCATAAACCTGATAAAGCAACAAACTTTATGGAAAGGTGCGAGTTTTCAGATGACAGGGATCTTGATTCAGTTAGAGATAGAGCTAAAATGTCAGCATTGCTACTCTATAGATTGCTCCAGAAAGGTTATTCAAGTGTAATGACGACAATTATGGAGGAAGAAGCAGCGGAGAGACACAGAAAGAAAGCTGCAGCCGCTTTACAAGCGGCGCAAGCTGCAATTCAAGTCCAGCAAAAAACAATCCACAGTCCTCGACGTGAACCAAACACAACTAAAATGGAGAAAACAAGCTCTAAAAGGATCATTTCAATTGAAAATCAGGCAAccgcagcagcagcagcagcaacatCGTCAGGAAACGCTAATTCATCGGTGTTTCAAGGAGTATTCTGCCGTGATCTTGCTACAGTCGGGAATTTACTAGCTCAAGCTGGATTTAACCGTCCAATTCCAGTCAAATACGAGGCATTGAGCTGCTAAGTATAAAATCCCAAAGAACAAAGACAGTCAAAACAATCAAAAAAATCTGAGGAGATGTTACCGGCGGGAGAATCTCTGGTTCATTTTGTACAaaaggaaacataaatatttatatttaaacccGCCGGAAAATTTTGTCACTCTCTTTTTCATCCACCATCTATCAtgtacataattttattatggtATTCTGAATTTGCTATAAATTTtgggttttatttatttatctttttattataaagTTTCACGATCAGTTTATTGAATAAATGTGCGTAAGAAGGTTGATACTTTGGGTTCTCTGGCATGGCAGGTATGAATTAAGAGAGGAAAGGTAAATAGAGAGAGGTCTGGTTTTGTCTTCTCTCTTATGTCTTATCGGCTCagttctttttatttgtttaatagtTTGAGTTTATCTATGGACTGACCAATCTGACATTCCACTAGATTTCTTTTATTTGCTATTGCCAatctttaagttttttttactttatccACTCTTTGgggctttttattttttatacaaaaaaaatctctaTCTGATAAGTGGAAATATTATTGGCTTAGAGTGTTTCCCTCTCCTATTCTATTGAGTGTCCCTTCTATTTGCGACGTGTCCTGTAATTTTGCGGTGGAAACTGGTAAGATAAAAGGAGATAGAAAAAGcttaatattaaaaagaataattgtttgacaaaaaaaaagaataattgtaatttaaaaatatatattatttcaattgtagttaattatttatttgaacaaCGTGATATTTACCGAGTTGGAAATCAGatcatattaaaaactaaaatattattttatttattatggacatgtcttcaatttattttttgatttaaaaaattccaATCCTATCACATGTTAATCCAGACCCAAACTTAGACGGTATTTAATTCGTTTTATAGTAGTTATCGAAAAGTTAATcttttagaaaatataatttttaagaaGTTTAATATAAATTGTGTGTTCAACTTTTACTtctcaaaaaatataaacttaaatTTTACTATATAATATGTTATTTTTGGTTCTAAtcagtttaattattttaaatttatattaatactatTTTTCGTTTTAAAGAGATTAcataaaaaattgaatcaacAGACCTTTAAACTTGAAACGAACCAGTTGAACTGTGTGGTTCGCTTTAATTCTTAGATACCGCTTTATAAATGGTGTGATATTGCAAGAGAAGAAAAGAGTGTCATGAGGCACTCAAtacaagaaaagaaaatgaggTGTGAATTACCAAATTTTGGCATGATTGTAAGTCTGGGCATGCATATGGGAATTTACTATTTGCCATTGGCATGATTAAAGAGAGAGTAGTGTTCTATTTTTGTGCAGTCCATGCAAATGACACAGTAGTACTAATAGTAGTAATTAGTGAATGTACATAAGAATCactattttatgaaaattattaatGATGGATTCTGTAAGGGGAAGAGGGTTGTTGAcagattttaattttgtttatctaatatttTCTCTCCTAAgctaataaatattattttaactttttattttaaattttatatatttaattattatttatcgctaaagaaaaaaatatcaaaattgtagtttgaaaaggaaaagttaaaaaaacaaaaagcttTAGCTAGGTGGTTTTCAGGGTGACCGGTGGTTTCTTCAATTTTGACCGGAAAATTATTAATCTATAAATTCATAGTTTTATATTTTGGTGCAAtttttaagaataattttaatgctgttttttcagtttcaatGAGTTGATCGTTGATTAGATTAAAATAATCTAGTGTTCGATCAAACTTCAACTTAtatctttttagtgaattaGATTCTAATTAAAAACGGAGCATATTGAAAATagaaattctaaaaatataaacgGTTTTGTGAATGAATACTCGccgctattttttttaattcgtcaattttcaaaattagatCTTCTctcctttatttattttttaaatagatcAATTGCtatgcttaatttttttttttaaaaatactttatatCTAATTTATGATGTACTATTTACATACTTATCTTAATACactctattttgtaaaaatatatttatacttaTTTGAAACTATTTATGAATCTGACACggtgaaaataaattaatggttTGATTGTTAAag
This window contains:
- the LOC126687334 gene encoding uncharacterized protein LOC126687334, whose translation is MATSPSFNGAEKKHWWLTNRKIVDKYIKDARNLIASQEQSDIISALNLLDAALALSPRFEVALELKARSLLYLKRFKDVANLLQDYIPSLKMGNSNIDDSGSVSSDNSSSSSQNLSKERVKLLGSDNSSSGDSGEKDPSFKCFSVSDLKKKVMAGLCKNCDKEGQWRYSVLGQACCHLGLMEDAMVLLQTGKRLTTAAFRKQSISWSDDSFSISDFPISGDVTALSAPPTPPRGTLSETESISHLLAHIKLLLRRRTAAIAALDAGLYAEAIRHFSKIVEGRRGAPQGFLAECYMNRAFAYKSSGRIAESIADCNKTLALDPTRIEALETRALLLETIRCLPDCLHDLEHLKLLYNSILRDRKLPGPAWKRHNIRYREIPGKLCALTTKIQGLKQRVASGETGNVDYYALIGLRRGCSRSELERAHLLLTLRHKPDKATNFMERCEFSDDRDLDSVRDRAKMSALLLYRLLQKGYSSVMTTIMEEEAAERHRKKAAAALQAAQAAIQVQQKTIHSPRREPNTTKMEKTSSKRIISIENQATAAAAAATSSGNANSSVFQGVFCRDLATVGNLLAQAGFNRPIPVKYEALSC